The following coding sequences lie in one Zingiber officinale cultivar Zhangliang chromosome 2B, Zo_v1.1, whole genome shotgun sequence genomic window:
- the LOC122047808 gene encoding uncharacterized protein PFB0765w-like isoform X2: protein MSFLPNETINSWIDGHNAKYMQYNEQMKEHLHCLDKIEEKCLDKTEEKLNHYEHLKNDHKIKLMELEKNYMLLSDERKKMIELMKEHLHWLDKIEEKCLDKTKEKLNHYECLKNDHKIKSKELAKNYMLLSEERKKMKEFMLKKMALWENKHKDIIEEQAEVNIFEEEEQAEVNIFEEGNDVVDGPRKSKRKKAN from the coding sequence GAGACTATCAATAGCTGGATAGATGGACATAATGCTAAATATATGCAATATAATGAACAGATGAAAGAGCACTTGCACTGTTTGGATAAAATAGAAGAAAAATGTTTAGATAAAACAGAAGAAAAACTGAATCATTATGAACATTTAAagaatgatcataaaataaaattgatgGAGTTGGAGAAAAATTATATGTTGCTGTCAgatgaaaggaagaagatgatagaactTATGAAAGAGCATTTGCACTGGTTGGATAAAATAGAAGAAAAATGTTTggataaaacaaaagaaaaactgAATCATTATGAATGTTTAAagaatgatcataaaataaaatcgaAGGAGTTGGCGAAAAATTATATGTTGCTGtcagaggaaaggaagaagatgaaagaattTATGTTGAAGAAAATGGCGTTATGGGAGAACAAGCATAAAGATATAATCGAAGAGCAAGCTGAAGTTAATATCTttgaagaagaagagcaagctgAAGTTAATATCTTTGAAGAAGGAAATGATGTAGTAGATGGTCCGAggaagagcaagaggaagaaggccAATTGA